The Streptomyces phaeolivaceus genome has a window encoding:
- a CDS encoding beta-N-acetylglucosaminidase domain-containing protein, with protein MLALSLTLPSLPSVAVAAPASPAVPEVWPTPRHIEGGGRRLAVPDRVVEVVGPETDPAARRVVEAALRAAGADRIVTVPAGKRPPAAGLTVYVGGPGENPATAGALKRLGVKSPAGLPAEGYVLASGRQAGHSGRALLALSGTDTTGTFYAAQTLRQLLTGKRLPEVTVRDWPTARLRGVIEGFYGTPWTQAERLSQLDFYGRTKQNVYVYSPKDDPYLRERWRDAYPADRLGQLRELVDRAAANHVRFTYALSPGLSVCYSSGDDITALVRKFASLYDIGVRSFAVPLDDISYTKWNCAADEEEFGGGGGGAGAAQAHLLNRVWEEFSAGRTGLDPLEMVPTEYSDLADTPYKKALREELDPDVVVEWTGVGVIAPTITAAQLRQAREVYGHPILVWDNYPVNDYVTSRLLLGPYTGREAGVARESVGVTANPMVQAEASRLALFTSAAYLWNADAYDPRAAFLASVRDLAAGPGAAKWLRIFAENSYSSQLDATESPTLTGLVAAFREAYEKDSGLDRAATALRSYFTDMAATPAELRARLANPGFLKETSPWLDKVGAYGTAGLTAVNLLLAGKRGDSEAVSAYWNRLRGERKALDAIPQQVSAGVMDQFLYTAMLQHAPDPGVDASFAPGAISLRPGASEAVTLRFSSAAEARSVTWKLAVPDGVTASSTEGTVSVPAGGSATATVTLTGVTEGVHSVVLSGAGVLDRAVPVQVTDGAGTPRALTANFSGASVSSIDLSSGKSTDIAVGANPGEVVVSADGRTAYAANQGSDSVSVIDVARGEVTATVGVGRVPAGLALTPDGGTLWVANYTDGTVQPVDTGTLKAGAAVAVGSGPENMAITPDGGTLYVANIHDNTVSPVDLSTRRAGAAIPVGPRPFNVVAAPDGKRVYVSNSGGSTVTPIDTATQDTEPTLLVSGQAYGLGLSPDGRTLWVSPSTGDYATPVDTVTGAPGARVTVGRSAFDIGLGWDGGTAYVTTADGNRLVPVDTASGTAGTPLTTGAYPLAVALTPVPVG; from the coding sequence TTGCTGGCTCTGAGCCTGACCCTTCCCTCGCTTCCGTCGGTGGCCGTCGCCGCGCCAGCCTCCCCCGCCGTCCCCGAGGTGTGGCCGACGCCCCGGCACATCGAGGGCGGTGGGCGTCGACTCGCCGTCCCGGACCGGGTGGTGGAGGTGGTCGGGCCGGAGACCGACCCCGCCGCCCGCCGGGTCGTCGAGGCCGCGCTGCGGGCGGCCGGGGCCGACCGGATCGTCACCGTGCCGGCCGGGAAACGTCCGCCCGCCGCCGGACTCACCGTCTATGTCGGCGGGCCCGGCGAGAACCCGGCCACCGCGGGCGCGTTGAAGCGGCTCGGCGTCAAGTCCCCCGCCGGGCTGCCCGCGGAGGGGTACGTCCTCGCCTCCGGACGACAGGCGGGACACTCCGGTCGCGCCCTGCTCGCCCTCTCCGGCACCGACACCACCGGCACCTTCTACGCCGCCCAGACCCTCCGCCAGCTCCTCACCGGCAAGCGCCTGCCTGAGGTCACCGTCCGCGACTGGCCCACGGCGAGACTGAGGGGTGTGATCGAGGGCTTCTACGGCACCCCGTGGACCCAGGCCGAGCGGCTGAGCCAGCTCGACTTCTACGGCCGCACCAAGCAGAACGTGTACGTCTACTCCCCCAAGGACGACCCCTATCTGCGGGAGCGGTGGCGCGACGCGTACCCGGCCGACCGGCTCGGGCAGTTGCGCGAACTGGTCGACCGGGCCGCCGCCAACCACGTCCGCTTCACCTACGCCCTCTCGCCCGGTCTGTCGGTCTGCTACTCCTCCGGCGACGACATCACCGCGCTGGTCCGCAAGTTCGCCTCGCTGTACGACATCGGGGTGCGCTCGTTCGCCGTCCCGCTGGACGACATCAGCTACACCAAGTGGAACTGCGCGGCGGACGAGGAGGAGTTCGGCGGCGGGGGCGGCGGCGCGGGTGCCGCCCAGGCGCATCTGCTGAACCGGGTGTGGGAGGAGTTCTCCGCCGGCCGCACCGGACTCGACCCGCTGGAGATGGTCCCCACCGAGTACTCCGACCTCGCGGACACCCCGTACAAGAAGGCGCTGCGGGAGGAGTTGGACCCGGACGTCGTCGTCGAGTGGACCGGGGTCGGGGTGATCGCGCCGACGATCACCGCCGCGCAGCTGCGGCAGGCCCGTGAGGTGTACGGGCATCCGATCCTGGTGTGGGACAACTACCCGGTCAACGACTACGTCACCAGCCGTCTCCTCCTCGGGCCCTACACGGGCCGGGAGGCCGGTGTGGCGCGTGAGTCGGTCGGTGTCACCGCCAACCCGATGGTCCAGGCCGAGGCGAGCAGGCTCGCGCTGTTCACCTCGGCGGCCTATCTGTGGAACGCGGACGCCTACGACCCGCGGGCCGCCTTCCTCGCCTCCGTGCGGGATCTGGCGGCGGGTCCCGGCGCCGCGAAATGGCTGCGGATCTTCGCCGAGAACAGCTACTCCTCCCAGCTCGACGCCACCGAGTCCCCGACCCTCACCGGGCTCGTCGCCGCGTTCCGTGAGGCGTACGAGAAGGACAGCGGACTCGACCGGGCGGCCACCGCGCTCCGGTCGTACTTCACCGACATGGCCGCCACCCCCGCCGAACTGCGCGCCCGGCTCGCCAACCCCGGGTTCCTGAAGGAGACTTCGCCCTGGCTGGACAAGGTCGGCGCGTACGGCACCGCCGGGCTGACCGCCGTGAATCTGCTGCTGGCCGGCAAGCGCGGTGACTCCGAGGCCGTGTCGGCGTACTGGAACCGGCTGCGGGGCGAGCGGAAGGCGCTGGACGCGATTCCACAGCAGGTGTCGGCCGGGGTGATGGACCAGTTCCTGTACACGGCGATGCTCCAGCACGCCCCCGATCCCGGTGTCGACGCCTCCTTCGCACCGGGGGCGATCTCCCTGAGGCCCGGCGCCTCCGAGGCGGTGACCCTCCGCTTCTCGTCCGCCGCCGAGGCACGGTCGGTCACCTGGAAGCTCGCCGTGCCGGACGGGGTCACCGCCTCGTCCACCGAGGGCACCGTGTCCGTCCCGGCCGGGGGCAGCGCCACGGCCACCGTCACCCTGACCGGTGTCACCGAGGGTGTGCACTCCGTCGTGCTGTCCGGCGCGGGCGTCCTGGACCGGGCCGTCCCGGTCCAGGTCACCGACGGGGCGGGCACGCCGAGAGCCCTGACGGCCAACTTCAGCGGGGCTTCGGTCAGTTCGATCGACCTGTCCTCCGGGAAGAGCACCGACATCGCCGTCGGCGCCAACCCCGGTGAGGTGGTGGTGAGCGCCGACGGCCGTACCGCCTATGCCGCGAACCAGGGCTCCGATTCGGTCAGCGTGATCGATGTGGCGCGCGGCGAGGTCACCGCCACGGTCGGTGTGGGACGCGTGCCCGCCGGGCTCGCGCTCACGCCGGACGGGGGCACGCTGTGGGTCGCCAACTACACCGACGGCACAGTGCAGCCGGTCGACACCGGCACGTTGAAGGCGGGCGCGGCCGTCGCGGTCGGGTCGGGGCCGGAGAACATGGCGATCACTCCGGACGGCGGGACGCTGTACGTGGCGAACATCCACGACAACACCGTCTCGCCGGTCGACCTGAGCACGCGGAGGGCGGGGGCGGCGATCCCCGTCGGCCCGCGGCCGTTCAATGTCGTCGCCGCGCCGGACGGGAAGCGGGTGTACGTGTCCAACTCCGGTGGGTCGACGGTGACTCCGATCGACACGGCGACCCAGGACACCGAGCCGACGCTCCTCGTCTCCGGCCAGGCGTACGGGCTCGGGCTGTCACCGGACGGGCGGACGCTGTGGGTGAGCCCCAGCACCGGGGACTACGCCACGCCGGTCGACACGGTGACCGGTGCGCCCGGTGCGCGGGTCACCGTCGGCAGGTCCGCCTTCGACATCGGCCTGGGCTGGGACGGCGGCACCGCGTACGTCACCACGGCCGACGGGAACCGGCTGGTGCCGGTCGACACCGCGTCCGGCACGGCCGGGACGCCGTTGACGACCGGCGCCTATCCCCTGGCGGTGGCGCTCACCCCCGTACCGGTGGGGTGA
- a CDS encoding DUF4142 domain-containing protein: MRRTWSIGTIFVSGGLLMTVAALAYPAMVGVENTSATPERIIANTQYGPLTEADRDFVIKVRAAGLWEYPLGEMAMERGTTPEMKEAGEHLVVGHAGLDELCRKIAPELGITLNNQASPQQQQFVATADAATGKEFDSTAVTIMRVTHGQIFPTIAKIRASTRNTMVRQLADLANDTVLDHITVLEKTGLVNHDQVNYQQTNPPKLPSEQVTPPVPQPGAPMVVLTPRPDLNVRTTAPTAPPTDGSTDGSTDGSGSGSADNSATGADGSTVD, encoded by the coding sequence ATGCGTCGCACATGGAGCATCGGAACGATCTTCGTGAGCGGCGGTCTGCTGATGACCGTCGCCGCGCTCGCCTATCCCGCCATGGTCGGTGTGGAGAACACGTCCGCCACCCCCGAGCGGATCATCGCCAACACCCAGTACGGCCCCCTCACGGAGGCGGACCGGGACTTCGTCATCAAGGTGCGTGCCGCCGGGCTGTGGGAGTACCCGCTCGGCGAGATGGCCATGGAGCGCGGTACGACACCGGAGATGAAGGAGGCCGGTGAGCATCTGGTCGTCGGGCACGCGGGCCTCGACGAGCTGTGCCGCAAGATCGCGCCCGAACTGGGCATCACCCTCAACAACCAGGCCAGCCCACAACAGCAGCAGTTCGTGGCGACCGCCGACGCGGCCACCGGCAAGGAGTTCGACTCGACCGCGGTCACCATCATGCGGGTCACCCACGGGCAGATCTTCCCGACCATCGCCAAGATCCGCGCCAGCACCCGGAACACCATGGTGCGCCAGCTGGCCGACCTCGCCAACGACACCGTGCTCGACCACATCACCGTGCTGGAGAAGACCGGCCTGGTCAACCACGACCAGGTCAACTACCAGCAGACCAACCCGCCGAAGCTCCCCTCGGAGCAGGTCACCCCGCCCGTGCCGCAGCCGGGAGCGCCGATGGTCGTGCTGACGCCCCGCCCGGATCTGAACGTGCGGACGACCGCCCCGACGGCCCCGCCCACGGACGGCTCGACGGACGGCTCGACGGACGGCTCCGGGAGCGGCTCGGCGGACAACTCCGCGACCGGGGCGGACGGTTCCACCGTGGACTGA
- a CDS encoding VOC family protein, with product MSIIGLGHTGFWVDDLEKMRDFYARVLGLTVTDEDEERGIVFFSSRPEEEHHEFVLQRGRTAAPGAKLSHQVSWRVDSLESIIDFHHRFRAEGIEVQQEVTHGNAIGIYFFDPEGNRNEVYLRVERDVRQPFRKSIDLDQSPRDILDEAERLLTEGGPAYQPVQ from the coding sequence ATGTCGATCATCGGCCTCGGACACACCGGCTTCTGGGTCGACGACCTGGAGAAGATGCGCGACTTCTACGCCCGGGTCCTCGGACTGACCGTGACCGACGAGGACGAGGAGCGGGGCATCGTGTTCTTCTCGTCCCGCCCCGAGGAGGAGCACCACGAGTTCGTGCTCCAGCGCGGCCGGACCGCCGCGCCCGGCGCCAAGCTCAGCCACCAGGTGTCCTGGCGGGTCGACTCGCTGGAGTCGATCATCGACTTCCACCACCGGTTCCGCGCCGAGGGCATCGAGGTCCAGCAGGAGGTCACCCACGGCAACGCGATCGGGATCTACTTCTTCGACCCCGAGGGCAACCGCAACGAGGTCTATCTGCGCGTCGAGCGCGACGTGCGCCAGCCGTTCCGCAAGAGCATCGACCTCGACCAGTCCCCGCGGGACATCCTCGACGAGGCCGAACGGCTGCTGACCGAGGGCGGCCCGGCCTACCAGCCCGTCCAGTAG
- a CDS encoding cyclase family protein encodes MNAYNGPAVSRSEFDALFEAVRTWGRWERADRGAWNRVTADHVRRAVGSVRSGVVVPMALPWNTRPGPDNRKPALHHMTDLGDVESPEPTTHKDFIAADYHGKGVTHLDALSHIAYRGLLYDGRPAREAVGAAGARFGAVSALGPLVTRGVLLDLPAVLGVRWLEPGRAVRAGDVLAAEEALGVTIGDGDAVLLRSGHVRRRRELGAWDPDAASAGFHVDAVPLLAERGVALLGGDGDSDVRPSPVAGVHSPVHALAVTAMGVPLLDNLDLEALAEATAEAGRYEFLLVVAPLNVPGGTGSPVNPVAVL; translated from the coding sequence ATGAACGCCTACAACGGGCCCGCCGTCTCCCGGTCGGAGTTCGACGCGCTCTTCGAGGCGGTCCGTACGTGGGGACGCTGGGAGCGGGCCGATCGCGGGGCCTGGAACCGGGTGACCGCCGACCATGTGCGGCGGGCCGTGGGGAGCGTGCGGTCGGGGGTGGTCGTGCCGATGGCACTGCCGTGGAACACCCGGCCGGGTCCGGACAACCGGAAGCCCGCCCTGCACCACATGACCGATCTGGGGGATGTGGAGAGCCCGGAGCCCACGACCCACAAGGACTTCATCGCCGCCGACTACCACGGCAAGGGCGTCACCCATCTCGACGCCCTCAGTCACATCGCCTATCGCGGACTGCTCTACGACGGCCGCCCGGCCCGGGAGGCGGTGGGCGCCGCCGGGGCCCGGTTCGGCGCGGTCTCCGCGCTCGGCCCGCTCGTCACGAGAGGGGTGCTCCTCGACCTGCCCGCCGTCCTCGGTGTCCGCTGGCTGGAGCCGGGGCGCGCGGTGCGTGCCGGGGACGTCCTCGCCGCCGAGGAGGCGCTCGGTGTGACCATCGGCGACGGCGACGCGGTGCTGCTGCGCTCCGGACACGTCCGCCGCCGGCGGGAACTCGGCGCCTGGGACCCCGACGCGGCGAGCGCCGGGTTCCATGTGGACGCCGTGCCCCTGCTGGCCGAACGGGGGGTCGCGCTGCTCGGGGGCGACGGTGACAGTGATGTGCGGCCGTCTCCCGTGGCGGGCGTGCACTCCCCGGTCCACGCCCTGGCGGTGACCGCGATGGGGGTGCCGTTGCTGGACAACCTCGACCTCGAAGCGCTCGCGGAGGCGACCGCCGAGGCGGGGCGATACGAGTTCCTGCTTGTCGTGGCCCCGCTGAATGTCCCGGGCGGAACGGGGTCACCTGTCAACCCGGTCGCGGTTCTTTGA
- a CDS encoding fumarylacetoacetate hydrolase family protein, translating into MRLATVRLADGYETTTVARQEGQELVLLPYADVGALLACGDRWREWAARDGERVPLADASLAPLVPHPNKIVCLGLNYATHIKEMGRPTPTHPTLFAKFDGSLVGARDDIHMPSVSDDLDWEAELGVVIGRPGRRIAREAALDHVAGYTVVNDVTVRDWQHRTREFLSGKTFEATTPVGPLLVTPDELPPGASGLTISCAVDGHVTQKSNTADLLFDVAEIIAYVSTIITLLPGDLICTGTPGGVGAGRDPKVFLRPGQELVTTVEGIGELRNTVVKDQP; encoded by the coding sequence ATGAGGCTCGCCACCGTCCGTCTCGCCGACGGGTACGAGACCACCACCGTCGCCCGGCAGGAGGGCCAGGAACTCGTCCTGCTGCCGTACGCCGACGTCGGTGCCCTGCTGGCCTGCGGGGACCGCTGGCGGGAGTGGGCCGCCCGGGACGGCGAGCGCGTCCCGCTCGCCGACGCGTCCCTCGCCCCCCTGGTGCCCCACCCGAACAAGATCGTCTGCCTGGGCCTCAACTACGCCACCCACATCAAGGAGATGGGCCGCCCCACCCCCACCCACCCCACCCTGTTCGCCAAGTTCGACGGCTCCCTCGTCGGCGCGCGGGACGACATCCACATGCCGTCCGTCAGCGACGACCTCGACTGGGAGGCCGAACTCGGCGTCGTCATCGGCCGTCCCGGCCGCCGCATAGCGCGGGAGGCGGCCCTGGACCACGTCGCCGGCTACACGGTCGTCAACGACGTCACCGTCCGGGACTGGCAGCACCGCACCAGGGAGTTCCTCTCCGGCAAGACCTTCGAGGCGACCACCCCGGTCGGCCCCCTGCTCGTCACCCCCGACGAACTCCCGCCCGGCGCCTCGGGCCTGACCATCTCCTGCGCGGTCGACGGACACGTCACACAGAAGTCCAACACGGCCGACCTGCTCTTCGACGTGGCCGAGATCATCGCGTACGTCAGCACCATCATCACGCTGCTGCCCGGCGACCTGATCTGCACCGGGACCCCGGGCGGCGTGGGCGCGGGCCGCGATCCGAAGGTGTTCCTGCGGCCGGGGCAGGAACTCGTCACCACGGTCGAGGGCATCGGCGAACTGCGCAACACCGTGGTCAAGGACCAGCCGTAA
- a CDS encoding glycoside hydrolase family 36 protein, which produces MTLTHLCWGSDELSLLVSLDPAGPARLSAVGEVAGLPDPGREPGVCERLARRALPLVEVQVAGGGRLGTSGKRHVDGALSRGLRCTGHEEEADSGTRTLRVRMADDATGLRVTAVYRLRDGVPVLHAEARVKNAGDSPVTLEYVSSLALSNLARSLPPGERWEDGLSLWLAANPWSGEFRWSRATLAARGLYDVGMVAYGQTGSKNRVAVTSTGAWSSSEYLPMGCLEETATGRALLWQIEHNGSWHAELGDRFDDVYLTLSGPTDREHHWRRRLAPGESFRTVPAAVALVPEGGPEAALAALTAHRRATRRPHPDLDRLPVVFNDFMNSLMGEPSTEALLPLVDAAAAAGAEVFCVDAGWYDAEPPGAVGPGGVPGWWDAVGEWEESKSRFPGGLREVVDRIRAAGMVPGLWLEPEVVGVRSAVAAELPDEAFFRRDGVRLVEWGRHQLDLRHPAARAHLDGVVDRLVRDYGVGYLKLDHNIDIGAGTDGPDGTDSPGDGLLGHNRAHLDWLDGVLDRHPGLVLESCAAGGSRTDHAILSRLPIHSVTDQQDFRLLPAVAAAAPTAVTPEQGAIWAYPQPGHTAAELGTVLVSAMLGRVHLSGRPDLLDDARSALVREALATYKTYRHLLPTARPHWPLGFPGWRDGLLALALTAEDGTTLLALWRREGAPATVELTLPGVGGGPPRVLFEAGERTNLDWNASGHVLRVTLPVEGSAVLIAFDGTSRSVVRSWGGKI; this is translated from the coding sequence ATGACCCTCACCCATCTGTGCTGGGGGAGCGACGAGTTGTCGCTCCTCGTGTCCCTCGACCCGGCCGGACCGGCACGGCTGTCGGCCGTGGGGGAGGTGGCGGGGCTGCCCGACCCCGGGCGGGAGCCCGGGGTGTGCGAGCGGCTCGCGCGGCGGGCGCTGCCCCTGGTGGAGGTCCAGGTCGCGGGCGGTGGGCGGCTCGGCACCTCGGGCAAGCGGCATGTGGACGGGGCGCTGTCGCGAGGGCTGCGCTGCACCGGCCACGAGGAGGAGGCCGACTCCGGGACACGGACGTTGCGTGTCCGGATGGCCGACGACGCCACCGGGCTGCGGGTGACCGCCGTGTACCGGCTGCGGGACGGCGTACCCGTGCTGCACGCCGAGGCCCGGGTCAAGAACGCCGGCGATTCCCCGGTCACCCTGGAATACGTTTCCTCTCTCGCTCTGTCCAACCTGGCCCGCAGTCTCCCGCCCGGCGAGCGCTGGGAGGACGGCCTCTCCCTCTGGCTGGCCGCCAACCCCTGGAGCGGCGAGTTCCGCTGGTCCCGGGCCACCCTCGCCGCACGCGGCCTGTACGACGTCGGCATGGTCGCGTACGGCCAGACCGGGTCGAAGAACCGTGTCGCCGTGACCAGCACCGGGGCATGGTCCTCGTCCGAGTACCTGCCCATGGGGTGTCTGGAGGAGACGGCGACCGGCCGGGCCCTGCTCTGGCAGATCGAGCACAACGGCTCCTGGCACGCCGAACTGGGCGACCGCTTCGACGACGTGTACCTCACCCTGTCCGGCCCCACGGACCGTGAACACCACTGGCGCCGCCGCCTCGCCCCGGGCGAGTCCTTCCGTACGGTCCCGGCCGCCGTCGCCCTCGTACCGGAAGGCGGCCCGGAGGCGGCCCTCGCCGCGCTGACGGCACACCGGCGGGCCACCCGCCGGCCGCATCCGGACCTCGACCGGCTCCCCGTCGTCTTCAACGACTTCATGAACAGCCTGATGGGCGAGCCCAGCACCGAGGCGCTGCTCCCCCTGGTCGACGCGGCAGCGGCGGCGGGCGCCGAGGTGTTCTGTGTCGACGCGGGCTGGTACGACGCCGAGCCACCGGGCGCGGTCGGCCCCGGCGGGGTGCCGGGCTGGTGGGACGCGGTGGGGGAGTGGGAGGAGTCGAAGTCGCGGTTCCCCGGCGGGCTCCGCGAGGTCGTCGACCGGATCCGCGCGGCGGGCATGGTGCCGGGGCTGTGGCTGGAGCCGGAGGTCGTGGGGGTGCGCAGCGCGGTCGCCGCCGAACTGCCCGACGAGGCGTTCTTCCGACGGGACGGCGTCCGCCTCGTGGAGTGGGGCCGCCACCAGCTCGATCTGCGCCACCCGGCCGCCCGCGCCCACCTCGACGGGGTCGTGGACCGGCTCGTACGCGACTACGGCGTCGGCTATCTCAAGCTCGACCACAACATCGACATCGGCGCGGGCACCGACGGCCCCGACGGTACCGACAGCCCCGGCGACGGCCTCCTCGGCCACAACCGCGCCCATCTCGACTGGCTCGACGGTGTCCTCGACCGCCATCCCGGTCTGGTCCTGGAGAGCTGCGCGGCCGGCGGCAGCCGCACCGACCACGCGATCCTCTCCCGGCTGCCCATCCACTCGGTCACCGACCAGCAGGACTTCCGGCTGCTCCCGGCCGTGGCCGCCGCCGCCCCCACGGCCGTCACCCCGGAACAGGGCGCGATCTGGGCGTACCCGCAGCCAGGGCACACCGCCGCCGAACTCGGCACGGTACTGGTGTCGGCGATGCTCGGCCGCGTCCACCTCAGTGGCCGTCCCGACCTCCTGGACGACGCGCGATCGGCCCTGGTCCGCGAGGCCCTCGCCACGTACAAGACCTACCGCCACCTCCTGCCCACCGCCCGCCCGCACTGGCCCCTCGGGTTCCCGGGCTGGCGCGACGGTCTGCTCGCCCTCGCGCTGACCGCCGAGGACGGTACGACCCTGTTGGCGCTGTGGCGGCGCGAAGGGGCGCCCGCGACGGTGGAGTTGACGCTGCCGGGGGTCGGCGGCGGTCCGCCCCGGGTGCTGTTCGAGGCGGGGGAGCGTACGAACCTCGACTGGAACGCGTCGGGTCATGTGCTGCGGGTGACCCTGCCGGTGGAGGGGTCGGCGGTGCTGATCGCCTTCGACGGGACCTCGCGTTCGGTCGTTCGGTCATGGGGAGGGAAAATCTGA
- a CDS encoding FAD-dependent monooxygenase, protein MLGSRGVRVLLVERNATTSDAAKAISLDDESLRTLQSAGLDEAVRPIIVPGTGTKYFGIGGRPLVHARGTGDQRFGHPFKNPFAQPDLERVLRERLRRLPTVDVRFGTRLTALDQRPDGVRVSLRAGGEDGPVETSDVSYVLGCDGGRSTVRELLSVPMRGRSFPEVWLVADTLGDGHDQRYGMHHGDPDRPVVIVPGRDGRCRYEFRLRPDECAAGTPPPFALVRELLRPYREIAPEEVERAVAYSFHALLADRLRDGRCFLLGDAAHMMPPFAGQGLNSGVRDAANLCWKIADVLAGRADDTLLDTYDTERRPHARAVIDLSVRLGRVVMTTSRTRARLRDLLVRAAMRTPPGRRYLTEMRYRPDTRLRDGAVVHLDDRPRPLTGTALPQPQVLCGPHHRRTRLDDVLGRDWSLLGIDVPDAAWPAVTRSGLPDATRVDVHLGDRAPRDRDGRTGIADADGRLDTLFAALTGHFVLVRPDRVVAAVFTPDRAGLVGTRLRHATGAGGHPRTHLHPHPQGVHR, encoded by the coding sequence CTGCTCGGCTCCCGGGGCGTCCGCGTCCTGCTGGTGGAACGGAACGCCACCACCAGCGACGCCGCCAAGGCCATCAGTCTCGACGACGAATCGCTGCGCACCCTGCAGTCGGCCGGCCTCGACGAAGCGGTCCGCCCGATCATCGTGCCCGGCACCGGCACCAAGTACTTCGGCATCGGCGGACGCCCGCTCGTGCACGCCCGCGGCACCGGCGACCAGCGTTTCGGGCACCCCTTCAAGAACCCCTTCGCCCAGCCCGACCTGGAACGGGTCCTGCGCGAGAGGCTGCGCCGACTCCCCACGGTCGACGTCCGCTTCGGCACCCGGCTGACGGCTCTGGACCAGCGCCCCGACGGCGTACGGGTCTCCCTGCGCGCCGGCGGCGAGGACGGACCCGTCGAGACCTCGGACGTCTCCTACGTCCTCGGCTGCGACGGCGGTCGCAGCACCGTGCGCGAGCTGCTGTCCGTCCCCATGCGCGGGCGCAGCTTCCCCGAGGTGTGGCTGGTCGCCGACACCCTGGGCGACGGGCACGACCAGCGCTACGGCATGCACCACGGCGACCCGGACCGGCCCGTCGTCATCGTCCCCGGGCGGGACGGCCGCTGCCGCTACGAGTTCCGCCTCCGGCCGGACGAGTGCGCGGCGGGCACCCCACCCCCCTTCGCCCTGGTGCGCGAACTCCTGCGCCCCTACCGGGAGATCGCACCGGAGGAGGTGGAGCGCGCCGTCGCGTACAGCTTCCACGCGCTGCTGGCCGACCGGCTGCGCGACGGCCGCTGCTTCCTCCTCGGCGACGCCGCCCACATGATGCCCCCGTTCGCCGGGCAGGGCCTCAACTCCGGGGTGCGCGACGCCGCCAACCTCTGCTGGAAGATCGCCGACGTCCTCGCGGGCCGGGCCGACGACACCCTCCTCGACACCTACGACACCGAGCGCCGCCCGCACGCCCGAGCCGTCATCGACCTCTCCGTACGCCTCGGCCGCGTCGTCATGACCACCAGCCGGACCCGCGCCCGTCTGCGCGACCTGCTGGTCCGTGCGGCCATGCGCACCCCGCCCGGACGCCGCTATCTCACCGAGATGCGCTACCGCCCCGACACCCGTCTGCGCGACGGGGCCGTGGTCCATCTCGACGACCGCCCGCGGCCGTTGACCGGAACGGCGCTGCCGCAGCCCCAGGTGCTGTGCGGCCCGCACCACCGGCGCACCCGACTCGACGACGTCCTCGGCCGGGACTGGAGCCTGCTCGGCATCGACGTGCCGGACGCCGCCTGGCCGGCCGTCACCCGGTCCGGCCTTCCGGACGCCACCCGCGTGGACGTCCACCTCGGCGACCGTGCGCCCCGCGACCGTGACGGCCGCACCGGCATCGCCGACGCCGACGGCCGCCTCGACACCCTTTTCGCCGCTCTGACCGGCCACTTCGTCCTCGTCCGCCCCGACCGCGTGGTGGCGGCCGTGTTCACCCCGGACCGGGCCGGGCTCGTGGGCACACGGCTGCGGCACGCCACCGGAGCCGGCGGACACCCCCGAACCCACCTTCACCCCCACCCTCAGGGAGTACACCGATGA
- a CDS encoding MarR family winged helix-turn-helix transcriptional regulator — translation MTERDGLASDVDDVDEVTRAVLTASRLLVAISARSLAAVGERVTLPQFRMLVVLSTRGATKLVVLADQLQVAPSTAMRMVDRLIAAGLADRQTNPDNRRETLLRLTDEGRRAVEEVMARRRTELATVVERLAPHQRAALVDALTAFNTAGGEPAAPAPDDTETYPLGWVDTWVGRGA, via the coding sequence ATGACTGAACGCGATGGTCTGGCAAGTGACGTGGACGACGTCGATGAGGTGACGCGCGCGGTGCTCACCGCGTCGCGGCTGTTGGTCGCGATCTCCGCACGGTCACTCGCCGCCGTCGGGGAGCGGGTGACGCTGCCGCAGTTCCGGATGCTGGTGGTGCTGTCCACGCGGGGCGCCACGAAACTCGTCGTGCTCGCCGATCAGCTCCAGGTCGCCCCGTCCACCGCGATGCGCATGGTCGACCGGCTGATCGCGGCCGGACTCGCCGACCGGCAGACCAACCCCGACAACCGCCGCGAGACCCTGCTGCGGCTCACCGACGAGGGCCGGCGCGCCGTCGAGGAGGTCATGGCCCGGCGGCGCACCGAACTCGCCACGGTCGTCGAGCGCCTCGCTCCGCACCAACGGGCGGCGCTCGTCGACGCGTTGACCGCGTTCAACACGGCGGGCGGGGAACCGGCGGCCCCGGCGCCGGACGACACGGAGACGTACCCGCTCGGCTGGGTCGACACATGGGTGGGCCGGGGAGCCTGA
- a CDS encoding helix-turn-helix domain-containing protein, whose product MPRTAGNASPAYRDRNSTADRALDILTMFDDTGLVFSGTAVAERPGAARSTAYRYLQSLVATSPTASPSSRADPPTDAHGRPRGPREPRGLAESGGSHRHLAVTGWNWLA is encoded by the coding sequence GTGCCCCGCACGGCAGGAAACGCCTCCCCCGCCTACCGCGACCGCAACTCCACGGCCGACCGGGCGCTCGACATCCTGACCATGTTCGACGACACCGGCCTCGTCTTCTCCGGCACGGCGGTGGCCGAGCGGCCCGGCGCCGCCCGCTCCACCGCGTACCGCTACCTCCAGAGCCTTGTCGCGACATCACCGACCGCATCACCGTCGTCGCGGGCTGACCCGCCAACAGACGCCCACGGACGCCCACGGGGGCCTCGCGAGCCACGGGGCCTCGCGGAATCCGGTGGGAGCCACCGGCATCTTGCGGTGACCGGCTGGAACTGGCTAGCGTGA